A genomic window from Terrirubrum flagellatum includes:
- the fdxA gene encoding ferredoxin FdxA — MTYVVTEACIRCKYMDCVAVCPVDCFHEGANMLVIDPDGCIDCGVCEPECPAEAIAADVDPRAERWLGLNRDLARRWPVIQQKGEPPEDADAFKGVANKYADHFSPAGPAG; from the coding sequence ATGACCTATGTCGTCACCGAGGCCTGCATTCGCTGCAAATACATGGACTGCGTCGCGGTCTGCCCGGTGGATTGCTTCCATGAGGGCGCGAATATGCTCGTGATCGATCCCGACGGCTGCATCGATTGCGGCGTCTGCGAGCCGGAATGTCCGGCCGAAGCGATCGCAGCGGATGTCGATCCGCGCGCGGAGCGATGGCTCGGTCTCAATCGTGATCTCGCACGCCGGTGGCCGGTGATTCAGCAGAAGGGCGAGCCGCCCGAAGACGCCGACGCCTTCAAGGGCGTCGCCAACAAATACGCCGATCATTTCTCGCCAGCGGGTCCGGCGGGTTAG
- a CDS encoding alpha/beta hydrolase, translating into MATFILIPGGWQGGWVYQTVAELLTAHGHNALPITLSGLGDTPAPLANLETHIGEVVSVMESQRDDVVLVGQSYGGMIVSGAADAEPAKIRTLVYVDAYVPDAGDSVWSLTTPRFREMFIAGAKADGLNCAPPPNLDPRCRPHPMGTFLQSITLSGRWREAPRKIFIGAHGWEGSPFLDLYQRLSGEPDWSTFSFGCGHNVARLKPEALTEILLAQV; encoded by the coding sequence ATGGCCACCTTTATTCTGATACCTGGAGGCTGGCAGGGCGGTTGGGTCTACCAGACGGTCGCGGAATTACTTACTGCGCACGGGCACAACGCCTTGCCGATCACGCTTTCGGGGCTCGGCGATACTCCCGCCCCGTTGGCCAATCTTGAAACGCACATCGGTGAGGTCGTGAGCGTCATGGAATCGCAGCGCGACGATGTGGTCCTTGTTGGACAATCCTACGGCGGCATGATCGTGAGCGGCGCAGCCGACGCCGAGCCGGCGAAAATCCGGACGTTGGTTTATGTCGACGCCTATGTCCCTGATGCCGGCGACTCCGTCTGGTCGCTGACGACGCCACGTTTTCGAGAAATGTTCATCGCTGGCGCGAAGGCGGATGGACTCAACTGCGCGCCGCCTCCCAATCTCGACCCGCGATGCCGGCCGCACCCGATGGGGACGTTTCTACAATCGATCACTCTCAGCGGACGTTGGCGTGAAGCGCCGCGCAAAATCTTCATCGGCGCGCATGGATGGGAGGGAAGCCCGTTCCTCGATCTCTATCAACGCTTGAGCGGCGAGCCGGACTGGTCGACCTTCTCCTTCGGCTGCGGACACAATGTCGCGCGGCTGAAGCCTGAGGCTTTGACGGAGATATTGCTGGCTCAGGTTTAA
- a CDS encoding FAD-binding oxidoreductase, protein MERNWIEKLRGEFGEQVSTAAAVREQHGRDESYHETAPPDAVLFARSTEDVSRAVCICAADRVPVIPFGAGTSLEGHVAALHGGLSIDLSRMNEILEVNDGDLDATVQAGVTRMQLNRHLRDRGLFFPVDPGADATLGGMAATRASGTNAVRYGTMRDNVVALTVVLADGRVIRTSTRARKSSAGYDLTRLFVGSEGTLGVFTEITVKLQGIPETIAAAVCAFPDVGSAIDATMEIIQSGVSVARIELLDDFSMGAFVRHFGIDMKVAPTLFFEFHGGRASVEEQSRLAAEISASHGGADFNWSTDADARAKLWQARHNMHYALLALRPGAKAWGTDVCVPISRLGECLRETREDTAKASFPVSCLGHVGDGNFHLGFLIKPDDPRELAEATGLNDRLVNRALKLGGTCTGEHGVGHGKTKFLAREHGEALDVMRMIKATLDPLNILNPGKVLPPVDASEHLKLAGAAE, encoded by the coding sequence ATGGAACGGAACTGGATCGAAAAGCTGCGGGGCGAATTCGGTGAGCAGGTCTCCACCGCGGCCGCGGTGCGTGAGCAGCACGGGCGCGACGAATCCTATCACGAGACCGCGCCGCCCGACGCCGTGTTGTTCGCGCGATCGACCGAAGACGTGTCGCGAGCCGTCTGCATCTGCGCCGCGGATCGTGTTCCCGTGATCCCGTTTGGCGCCGGCACCTCGCTTGAAGGACATGTCGCGGCGCTGCATGGCGGGCTGAGCATCGATCTCTCCCGCATGAACGAGATCCTCGAAGTCAATGACGGCGATCTCGATGCGACCGTGCAGGCCGGCGTGACGCGCATGCAATTGAACCGGCATCTGCGCGACCGCGGCCTCTTCTTTCCCGTCGATCCCGGCGCCGACGCGACGCTCGGCGGCATGGCGGCGACGCGCGCTTCCGGCACCAACGCGGTGCGCTATGGAACCATGCGCGACAATGTCGTGGCGCTGACCGTCGTGCTCGCCGACGGGCGCGTCATCCGCACCTCGACGCGGGCGCGGAAATCTTCCGCGGGCTATGATCTCACGCGGCTGTTCGTCGGTTCGGAAGGCACGCTTGGCGTGTTCACCGAAATCACGGTCAAGCTGCAGGGAATCCCCGAGACGATCGCCGCTGCGGTCTGCGCCTTTCCCGATGTGGGCAGCGCGATCGATGCGACCATGGAGATCATCCAGTCCGGCGTCTCGGTCGCGCGCATCGAACTGCTCGACGATTTCTCGATGGGGGCGTTCGTCAGGCATTTCGGCATCGACATGAAAGTCGCGCCGACTTTGTTCTTCGAGTTTCATGGCGGGCGCGCTTCGGTCGAGGAGCAATCGCGCCTCGCCGCCGAGATTTCCGCGTCTCATGGCGGCGCCGACTTCAACTGGTCGACCGACGCTGACGCGCGCGCGAAGCTCTGGCAGGCGCGGCACAACATGCATTATGCGCTGCTGGCGCTCAGGCCCGGCGCGAAGGCCTGGGGCACCGATGTCTGCGTGCCGATCTCGCGCCTTGGCGAATGTTTGCGCGAAACGCGCGAGGACACCGCGAAGGCTTCGTTTCCTGTCTCCTGCCTCGGCCATGTCGGCGACGGCAACTTCCATCTGGGGTTCCTGATCAAGCCGGATGATCCGCGCGAACTCGCCGAAGCCACGGGCCTCAATGATCGGCTTGTGAATCGCGCGCTGAAACTCGGCGGCACCTGCACCGGCGAGCATGGCGTCGGCCATGGCAAGACGAAGTTTCTCGCCCGCGAGCATGGCGAGGCGCTCGACGTCATGCGCATGATCAAGGCGACGCTCGATCCCCTGAACATCCTCAATCCCGGCAAGGTTCTGCCGCCTGTCGATGCGTCAGAACATTTGAAGCTTGCAGGAGCGGCGGAATGA
- a CDS encoding TetR/AcrR family transcriptional regulator, which yields MSDSPATAPAGRAKTTRVSRKALGRKPSKKSGATRSKILAAAAKVFASNGYQLTKLSDIAREVDIHVTALNYHFETKDHLVEEMMNALVHHVSESVQAGVAALPATATHRERILVGAVAFLQAILEQKDFITAHGHVLYQVPQEVRDRHFVHLAEANVFWRRLILEAWQKGELRRSLNPSLAMQMLMGTLIWTREWYRPGRDTPAEIATEIIDILFDGMGARPQK from the coding sequence ATGAGCGACAGCCCGGCTACAGCTCCCGCCGGCCGCGCCAAGACCACGCGCGTCAGCCGCAAGGCGCTCGGACGCAAGCCTTCGAAAAAGTCAGGCGCGACGCGCAGCAAGATTCTCGCGGCCGCCGCAAAAGTATTTGCGAGCAACGGCTATCAGCTCACCAAGCTCAGCGACATCGCGCGCGAGGTCGACATCCATGTCACCGCGCTGAACTATCATTTCGAGACGAAGGATCATCTCGTCGAGGAGATGATGAACGCGCTCGTGCATCATGTTTCGGAGAGCGTGCAGGCTGGCGTCGCCGCGCTTCCCGCGACCGCGACCCATCGTGAGCGCATTCTCGTCGGCGCGGTGGCGTTCCTGCAGGCGATTCTCGAACAGAAGGATTTCATCACCGCGCACGGCCATGTGCTCTATCAGGTGCCGCAGGAGGTGCGCGATCGACATTTCGTCCATCTCGCGGAAGCCAACGTGTTCTGGCGTCGCCTGATCCTCGAAGCGTGGCAGAAGGGCGAATTGCGGCGTTCGCTCAATCCATCGCTGGCGATGCAGATGCTGATGGGAACGCTGATCTGGACGCGCGAATGGTATCGGCCGGGACGCGACACTCCGGCCGAGATCGCGACCGAGATCATCGATATTCTCTTCGATGGGATGGGCGCGCGGCCTCAGAAGTGA
- a CDS encoding SDR family NAD(P)-dependent oxidoreductase has protein sequence MIAFDLTGLRALVIGASRGIGFAIADRYAEAGAGVAICARTEGMLEEARARIARHGRPVHAIACDAAEKASLEAAVSEAAIALGGLDILVNNASGKASGNTEEDWQAVIAVDLMATQRACRAALPHLEKSDRAAIINLSSRSALQPSPHSEAYGAAKAGLIHFTQSHAARLARKRIRVNCIAPGSTDFPGGWWDGCRTANAELYRRTEASIPFGRFGQPDDVADVALFLASPFARWITGQTILVDGGQTLAV, from the coding sequence ATGATCGCCTTCGACCTGACCGGCCTCCGCGCGCTCGTGATCGGCGCCAGCCGCGGCATCGGTTTCGCCATCGCCGACCGCTATGCGGAGGCCGGGGCAGGGGTCGCCATCTGCGCGCGAACGGAGGGGATGCTGGAGGAGGCGAGGGCGCGGATCGCGCGCCACGGTCGGCCTGTTCACGCGATCGCCTGCGACGCGGCGGAGAAGGCGTCGCTCGAAGCCGCTGTGAGCGAAGCCGCAATTGCGCTCGGCGGGCTCGACATCCTCGTGAACAACGCTTCGGGAAAAGCCAGCGGCAACACGGAAGAGGATTGGCAGGCGGTGATCGCGGTCGATCTCATGGCGACGCAGCGCGCCTGCCGCGCCGCGCTTCCCCATCTCGAAAAATCGGATCGCGCGGCGATCATCAACCTGTCCTCACGCTCGGCGCTTCAGCCGTCGCCGCATAGCGAAGCCTATGGCGCGGCCAAAGCCGGCCTCATCCATTTCACGCAGTCGCATGCGGCGCGGCTGGCGCGAAAACGCATCCGCGTGAACTGCATCGCGCCGGGTTCGACCGATTTCCCAGGCGGCTGGTGGGACGGATGCCGGACGGCGAACGCAGAACTCTATCGGCGGACCGAAGCGAGCATTCCCTTCGGCCGTTTCGGGCAGCCCGATGACGTCGCCGACGTCGCGCTTTTTCTCGCGTCGCCCTTCGCGCGATGGATCACCGGCCAGACGATTCTCGTCGATGGCGGACAGACGCTGGCGGTCTGA